The Sandaracinaceae bacterium genome segment TCCGTGGCGAGCCACTCCGCGTCCGCGCGCACCCCGTGCTCGGTGAAGAAGGCGGCTCCGTCCCGGGCCACCACGAAGGTGCCGCCCGCGGCGAGGGACGCGCCCGGGAACGACGCCATGCCCTCGCCGCCGTCCGGGTCCTCCTCGTCGCCGAGGGAGTACGCGCCGAGGTCCAGCGCCGCGCCGGTCTGGTTGCGCACCTCGATCATCTCCGCGTTGGTCGGGGAGTGGATGAAGCGGGTGATCTGGAGCGGCGCGTAGGCGTCGCCGTCGGCCTCGAACCAGGCGTCGAAATGGTAGTCGAGCGTGGTCGAGGTCGTGAACTCGGCGAACGTGTTCGGGTACCCCGTGGTGCGCGGGTCGCCGTAGTCGCTGACCACGTCGAGCGCGTTCGACGTGCCCGGCCCGCCGAGGCCGATCGTGTTCCCGCTCGCGGTGTCTTCTCGGAAGGTCGCGATACTGAAGCGCGCCGCCGGAGCGGGACCCGAGGCGACCCCGAGCAGGCCCCACGGGATCCCGATCTCCACCGTGGTGCCGACCACGGCGATCGTGCCCAGGCCGACGGTGCCGAAGCTCGGGTCGATCACGCGCACGGTGGCCGCTCCGCCCGTGGCCTGGGTCTGGATGAGGAATTCCCAGCGCGCGTCGTTCGAGACGGTGGTGTCGGCGAAGCCCGCGAAGAACGCCTGGCCGCTGCCCGGGACCCGATCGAGGTCGACGGCGATCTGCACCTGCGGCGGGTTCGGGCTCACCGGGGCGAGCACGTCGCCGGCCGCCTCGAGCCGGAAATAGAGGGCGGTGCGGTCGGCAGTGATCGCGACGCGCACCAGGTCCGCGCCCTCCTCCGGCGTGACGAGATCGGTGCGGGAGTCGCCCGTCGGATCCAGCCAGATCAGCTCGCCCTCGCTCGCCGCGTCCCGCGCGACGATGCCGAGGTTGGCGTGGTTCGGGGCGCGCGTCAGCCACTCAGCGGGGCTTCCGTCCACCACCACGGGGTGCGCGAGCGCGGTCGCGCCGGGCGCCAGCGCGAGCACGAGGAGGGACAGCGGCGCGAGGGCGAGTCGGCGGGTCATCGCGGCCAGGGTAGCCGTGACTCAGGCCGGCGTCACGCCACCGCGCCGTCCAGACCCGCGCGCGACAGGACCTTCTTGCCTTCACGGATGGCGTCCTTGCGCACCTTCGCTTCGTCCAGCGTGCGCAGGGTCCGCTCGCGCACCACCCACGCCCCGTTCACGAAGACGTGGCGGACGTCGCTCGCCGTGCACGAGTAGACGAGGCGCGTCATCGGGTCGCCGCCCGGCTGCGCGTGGAGGCCCTCGAGATCCACCACCATCACGTCGGCCTTCTTGCCCACCTCGATGGAGCCGGTCTGGTCTTCGATGCCGAGCGCGCGCGCGCCGTCGATGGTGGCCATCGCGAGCGCGTCGGCGGCCGAGAGCGCCGCCGCGTCCATGCGCTTGACCTTGGCGAGGAGGGCGGCCTGGCGGAGCTCCGTCCACGCGTCCATCCGGTTGTTGCAGGGCGCGCCGTCCGCGCCGAGGCCGACCACGATGCCCGCCTCGCGCATGGCGACCACGTCCGCGATGCCGCTCGCGAGCTTCATGTTGGCGCTCGGGCAGTGCACGATGCGCGTGCCCGCCTTCGCGACCTTCTTCATCTGCGCCTTGGTCAGCTGCACGCCGTGCGCGAGGACCACGTGCGGCCCCTCGAGACCCCACGCGGCGAGGGCGTCCACGTCGTCCATGCCGAGCGCGGCGCGCACCTCCGCCTTCTCCCCCGGGTGCTCGGC includes the following:
- a CDS encoding 5'-deoxyadenosine deaminase; protein product: MSGVADTVVIRGGSVVTMDGGRRVVRGDVCIEGDRITAVGRVPRGGVAHVIDARGCAVVPGFVQAHVHLCQALFRGMADELPLLRWLRERIWPLEGAHDARSMRASARLGLAEMLRGGTTTIFDLGSVHHQEAIFRAMKESGVRGFAGKSMMDAGLGVPKSMRESRSSSLRESLRLAEKWDGAANGRLGYCFCPRFILSCSEKLLREVAKEASARGLRVHSHVAEHPGEKAEVRAALGMDDVDALAAWGLEGPHVVLAHGVQLTKAQMKKVAKAGTRIVHCPSANMKLASGIADVVAMREAGIVVGLGADGAPCNNRMDAWTELRQAALLAKVKRMDAAALSAADALAMATIDGARALGIEDQTGSIEVGKKADVMVVDLEGLHAQPGGDPMTRLVYSCTASDVRHVFVNGAWVVRERTLRTLDEAKVRKDAIREGKKVLSRAGLDGAVA